Proteins encoded in a region of the Gammaproteobacteria bacterium genome:
- a CDS encoding DUF1592 domain-containing protein: MDKRISSINNSIGRALFAAMLVCLVSGVLRAAENTVNDEQITFVRLTPDQYRNAIQDIFGETVQVRGNAASTGVREAGLMSVGGRKLTLSAAEVETYEILALDIARQVLSPRRRNTLIPCAPQNETTADDACAEQFISSVGLHLFRRPLADDEVGVYAGMARSATASLGDFYTGLQAALVGMMVSPDFLFRIERSIPNPEAPGTRRLDAWSRASRLSFFLWNTTPNPALLESARNGELMFDDGLDRQVERMMASPRIEEGLRAFFADMLAFDRFDTLDIDTSLYPKFIKNVEDEAREQTLRTIADHLLNKEADYRDLIDTRQTFLTPSLAALYGVPIPIRQELGGRVPWVPYEFPADHIRVGLLGQATFLSLFSHPGASSPTLRGKAVREHLLCQTIPPPPPDVDFSLVRDTDNPNFRTVRDRLTEHRNNPTCAGCHTLMDPIGLALEVFDASGVFRTTENGALIDTSGEWAGQEYDDVRELAALLKDDPTLTSCLVHRAYSYGTAREPNRAELQWLNTTHAQLRNEGVRWRELMNRISRNPDFYTVPDTEMVEDL; this comes from the coding sequence ATGGATAAAAGAATCAGCAGTATAAATAATTCCATTGGGCGTGCTTTGTTTGCGGCAATGTTAGTGTGCCTGGTGTCGGGTGTCCTGCGGGCTGCTGAGAATACTGTCAACGACGAACAGATCACCTTTGTGCGGCTGACCCCCGACCAGTACCGCAATGCCATACAGGATATCTTTGGCGAAACAGTTCAGGTGCGCGGCAATGCAGCCAGTACAGGGGTCCGGGAGGCCGGGCTCATGTCCGTGGGTGGCAGAAAATTAACTCTGAGCGCGGCTGAAGTAGAGACCTACGAAATACTGGCTCTGGACATAGCGCGCCAGGTTCTGAGTCCGCGCCGGCGTAACACCTTAATTCCCTGCGCCCCGCAGAATGAAACTACCGCAGATGACGCTTGCGCTGAACAGTTTATCAGCAGTGTTGGCCTGCATCTGTTCCGTCGGCCGCTGGCCGATGATGAGGTCGGTGTGTATGCCGGGATGGCTCGATCGGCAACGGCATCACTGGGTGATTTCTACACTGGCCTGCAGGCCGCACTGGTCGGCATGATGGTATCGCCGGACTTCCTGTTCCGCATAGAGCGCAGCATACCCAACCCGGAAGCGCCGGGGACCCGGCGACTCGATGCCTGGTCCCGGGCATCGCGGTTGAGTTTTTTCCTTTGGAACACCACGCCTAATCCTGCCCTGCTCGAATCGGCCAGAAATGGGGAGTTGATGTTTGACGACGGCCTCGACCGACAGGTTGAACGGATGATGGCCTCGCCGAGAATCGAAGAGGGCCTGCGTGCATTCTTTGCCGATATGCTGGCATTCGATCGTTTCGACACGCTGGATATCGATACCAGTCTGTACCCGAAATTTATCAAGAATGTTGAAGACGAAGCGCGCGAGCAGACCCTGCGAACCATCGCCGACCACCTGCTCAATAAAGAAGCCGACTACCGGGATTTGATCGACACCCGGCAGACCTTTCTGACGCCGTCTCTTGCGGCGCTGTACGGGGTGCCGATACCGATCAGGCAGGAACTGGGTGGCAGAGTGCCCTGGGTCCCCTATGAATTTCCGGCGGATCATATTCGGGTAGGGCTGCTGGGTCAGGCGACTTTCCTGTCGCTGTTCTCTCATCCCGGTGCTTCCTCCCCGACACTGCGCGGCAAAGCGGTGCGCGAACATTTACTGTGCCAGACCATTCCGCCTCCGCCACCGGATGTTGATTTCAGCCTGGTGCGTGATACCGACAACCCCAATTTCAGGACCGTACGCGACCGCTTGACGGAGCATCGCAACAATCCCACCTGCGCAGGTTGTCATACGTTGATGGACCCGATAGGCCTGGCGCTTGAAGTCTTCGATGCGTCAGGGGTATTCCGCACCACTGAAAACGGCGCATTGATAGATACCAGCGGAGAGTGGGCCGGGCAGGAGTACGACGATGTGAGGGAGCTTGCCGCGCTGCTGAAGGATGATCCGACCCTGACCTCGTGCCTGGTGCACAGGGCCTACAGCTATGGCACGGCGAGGGAACCGAACCGTGCCGAATTGCAATGGCTCAACACAACTCATGCGCAACTGAGAAACGAAGGCGTGCGCTGGCGCGAGTTGATGAACCGCATTTCCCGGAACCCGGATTTCTACACTGTTCCAGACACAGAGATGGTGGAAGACCTATGA